One part of the Granulicella arctica genome encodes these proteins:
- a CDS encoding TonB-dependent receptor: protein MTATITVLLFSANALAQITGRGTLLGHVTDPTGAVVVGSTVMVTNVATGVKVVKTTDKAGAYEADELIPGPYTVTVDANGFKTLIRQGITLITGATVLVDVPLQIGSERESVTVVANASPLNNGSGMDGQVLESVIIAGTPVPADNPVLLMKLSRGVTSTTGLDLYENGSYNAGGNNASFGAFGINSANQFNTDGTPGGGHGVVPEPADAVNEMQTDTSGFDAQVGKTLGVNITMTTKNGTNDYHGTVREMYQDQRWQAFTHAGRMNYINNVTLNPVCETGQSAYSAALCAIAQEKFGRAGTHEHNFGATIGGPISLPYLFHGKLNGKDKLFFFFSYIRNPFTGVAPAQSLTVPTAQERYYNPTTKALNSVLDFSDEVSPTGVPYTNYTETCPGTTAAAGGNSPNQIYDPATVAAAPCRSGHYVRQPFANNQIPISRVMNPMAKFQDYEVPLPNNCGVNCTVGANGLGNYTYTRLQPQVFQSFAERIDYTPTENDRFFVSANKYTYVQETKGVSTDDIDDQFADQDNFSMTFGYVRTLGARTVIDTSVGYNRNASVTLFPNAYKFPASSFPGLPSYLGAQATAIGINQVPGITFSPPSGGSIYSGVTKTNSIPTYSKVASFRTGITRQQGDHSLKAGFEFQEQGRDGGGGGNVPGSFNYDYTYTRQFDDTALQTPQQLGPAYAAFLMGYQTTASSDQNALYNEVSPYFSGYVNDTWRIKPKLTLIAGIRYEYEFGPTEKDNRLITHWDPSQQLIIAPGAEAAYLTNLTAYKTAIGTLPAPPSAIAVQGGPVYAGQNGASAKWWRDARRLLPRVALAYQLKPSIVLRGGFGVFSDSYNVTTASPDQSGFSYTTSDAASTNGIGVGPSGPTWSSSNVSPQTGGPVPMSDPFFTQASGQRFISPVGNALGNMAKAGQSWTYYPANFSPAKEERWQVTYEEQLGAKGLLAIDYNGAWITHESTVEDGAGLDHGQAQVPAQYYTGGNTPSPNLAILSTQVLNPFYIGNFSGVQTSNPTVYNFALASNSFFTSKTTSLGALLHPYPQQAGLIVHGMDGQTRFNQLGVSYLRRMSQGVALNLIYQRTFQYDRTFYMNAFDPLPSWIPSNNSRPSRLTVTGVWDLPLGKQQKWANTGLLSAIFGGFEFSATDEQTQGPLVLFGNLAFAGTNPATIRKNGVNYSQWFDTSQFITASTGQLNTYNLRVFPPYIDGVRQQGYNDVNMGLQRSAPIFKERAHLLMRFQCMDVFNHTTAGAINTSPTSTQFGTAGADVSNFARWIEIAGKITF, encoded by the coding sequence ATGACTGCAACTATCACTGTGTTGCTGTTCTCGGCAAACGCCCTAGCGCAGATCACCGGGCGCGGAACTCTGCTCGGCCACGTTACCGATCCAACCGGAGCCGTGGTCGTGGGTTCGACCGTGATGGTAACGAACGTTGCCACCGGCGTAAAAGTGGTCAAGACAACCGACAAGGCGGGCGCTTATGAGGCGGACGAACTCATCCCAGGACCATACACGGTCACCGTTGACGCGAACGGCTTCAAAACGCTGATACGGCAAGGCATAACGCTCATCACCGGCGCGACAGTCCTTGTGGACGTACCCTTGCAGATCGGCTCTGAAAGAGAGTCGGTCACGGTGGTGGCTAACGCCTCACCGCTCAACAACGGCTCGGGCATGGATGGGCAGGTGCTTGAGTCAGTGATCATTGCGGGCACTCCAGTGCCGGCCGACAACCCGGTTTTGCTGATGAAGCTGTCGCGCGGCGTGACGTCGACCACTGGCCTCGATCTGTATGAGAACGGTAGCTACAACGCGGGCGGCAACAACGCGAGTTTCGGTGCCTTTGGGATAAACAGTGCAAACCAGTTCAATACGGATGGCACACCCGGTGGGGGCCACGGAGTTGTACCCGAACCTGCGGATGCAGTGAACGAGATGCAGACCGACACGTCGGGTTTCGACGCCCAGGTAGGAAAGACGCTTGGCGTCAACATCACCATGACCACCAAGAATGGAACCAACGACTACCACGGGACGGTGCGCGAGATGTATCAGGACCAGCGCTGGCAGGCGTTCACCCACGCAGGCCGCATGAACTATATCAACAATGTGACGCTGAACCCCGTCTGCGAGACTGGGCAGAGCGCCTACAGTGCCGCCTTATGCGCCATCGCACAAGAAAAGTTTGGCAGGGCGGGAACGCACGAGCACAACTTTGGCGCCACGATTGGCGGACCCATCTCGCTGCCTTATCTCTTCCACGGCAAACTCAACGGAAAAGATAAGCTCTTCTTCTTCTTTTCGTATATCCGGAATCCCTTCACGGGCGTCGCCCCGGCCCAGAGTCTGACTGTTCCTACCGCGCAGGAACGGTACTACAATCCGACGACGAAGGCGCTCAACAGCGTTTTGGACTTCTCCGACGAGGTCTCCCCAACGGGGGTGCCTTACACCAACTACACCGAGACCTGCCCGGGGACAACCGCGGCGGCGGGCGGCAACAGCCCCAATCAAATCTACGATCCGGCAACGGTGGCCGCGGCTCCATGCCGTTCCGGCCACTATGTTCGCCAGCCCTTCGCGAATAACCAGATTCCAATTAGCCGCGTCATGAACCCGATGGCAAAGTTCCAGGATTATGAAGTGCCCCTGCCGAACAACTGCGGAGTCAATTGCACGGTTGGCGCCAACGGACTGGGGAACTATACGTACACCCGGCTTCAACCTCAGGTGTTTCAGAGCTTTGCCGAGCGGATCGACTATACCCCGACGGAAAACGATCGCTTCTTTGTCTCGGCAAATAAATATACCTACGTCCAGGAGACGAAGGGAGTCTCCACCGACGATATCGACGACCAGTTCGCCGATCAGGACAATTTCAGCATGACGTTCGGATATGTGCGCACCCTCGGTGCCAGGACCGTCATCGACACCTCCGTCGGCTACAACCGGAACGCGTCGGTTACGTTGTTTCCGAACGCATACAAATTTCCAGCCAGCTCCTTCCCTGGGCTGCCCAGCTATCTCGGGGCACAGGCGACGGCGATCGGAATCAACCAGGTCCCCGGCATCACCTTTAGCCCTCCTTCGGGCGGGTCGATCTATTCAGGCGTGACTAAGACGAACAGTATACCTACCTACAGCAAAGTCGCCTCGTTCCGTACCGGCATTACCCGTCAACAGGGAGATCACTCCCTGAAGGCTGGGTTCGAGTTCCAGGAGCAGGGGCGGGATGGCGGCGGCGGCGGCAACGTGCCGGGCAGTTTCAATTACGATTACACGTACACCCGGCAGTTCGACGACACCGCACTACAGACCCCGCAGCAGTTGGGTCCGGCCTATGCCGCGTTCCTGATGGGCTACCAGACCACCGCATCCTCTGACCAGAATGCCCTTTACAACGAGGTGAGTCCCTATTTCTCCGGCTATGTGAACGACACCTGGCGGATCAAACCCAAGCTGACCCTGATCGCCGGAATACGCTACGAGTACGAATTCGGACCGACCGAGAAAGACAACAGACTCATTACCCACTGGGATCCGTCGCAGCAGCTAATCATCGCCCCGGGAGCTGAGGCTGCGTATCTTACCAATCTCACCGCCTATAAGACGGCCATTGGAACCCTCCCGGCTCCGCCCAGCGCCATCGCCGTGCAAGGCGGTCCAGTATATGCGGGACAGAATGGTGCCAGCGCAAAGTGGTGGAGAGATGCCCGCAGGCTCTTGCCTCGTGTTGCATTGGCGTACCAACTTAAGCCGTCCATTGTGCTCCGCGGCGGATTCGGGGTGTTCTCCGACTCCTACAATGTCACGACCGCCTCTCCGGACCAGTCTGGATTTTCCTACACTACCTCAGACGCGGCCTCGACCAACGGCATCGGCGTCGGTCCCAGCGGCCCTACTTGGAGTTCTTCCAACGTCAGTCCGCAAACCGGAGGCCCCGTTCCCATGTCCGACCCGTTCTTTACCCAGGCGTCCGGACAGCGGTTTATCAGTCCGGTCGGCAATGCCCTGGGGAACATGGCTAAGGCTGGCCAGAGTTGGACCTACTACCCGGCAAACTTCTCGCCGGCCAAGGAAGAACGGTGGCAAGTCACCTACGAAGAGCAACTCGGGGCGAAGGGGCTGCTGGCCATCGATTACAACGGAGCATGGATTACGCACGAGTCCACTGTAGAAGACGGCGCAGGCCTAGATCACGGCCAGGCACAGGTTCCCGCCCAATATTACACCGGAGGCAACACCCCAAGTCCCAACTTGGCGATTCTCTCTACCCAGGTTCTGAATCCGTTCTACATTGGAAATTTCAGCGGGGTACAGACCTCAAATCCGACCGTCTACAACTTTGCGTTGGCATCTAACAGCTTCTTCACTTCGAAGACCACGAGTCTGGGTGCCTTGCTGCACCCATACCCGCAGCAGGCTGGACTGATCGTGCATGGCATGGATGGGCAGACGCGATTCAATCAGCTCGGCGTCTCCTATCTGAGACGTATGTCGCAAGGGGTCGCATTGAACCTCATTTATCAACGCACCTTCCAGTACGACCGGACCTTCTACATGAACGCGTTCGATCCGCTGCCTAGCTGGATACCCAGCAACAACTCCCGGCCATCGAGGCTCACTGTGACCGGCGTGTGGGACCTGCCACTGGGCAAACAGCAGAAGTGGGCAAACACCGGACTGCTGAGCGCGATCTTCGGCGGCTTCGAGTTTTCCGCCACCGATGAGCAGACGCAGGGGCCACTGGTTCTCTTCGGAAACCTGGCCTTCGCCGGCACTAATCCGGCAACAATTCGGAAGAACGGCGTCAATTACTCGCAATGGTTCGACACGTCGCAGTTTATTACGGCGTCGACGGGCCAGCTCAATACCTATAACCTGCGGGTTTTCCCGCCGTATATCGACGGCGTTCGTCAACAGGGCTATAACGACGTCAATATGGGCCTCCAGCGTTCGGCACCGATCTTCAAAGAACGGGCGCACCTCCTGATGCGGTTTCAATGCATGGACGTGTTCAATCACACCACGGCGGGAGCCATCAATACTTCTCCAACATCGACGCAGTTCGGCACGGCGGGAGCAGATGTTTCGAACTTTGCCCGGTGGATAGAAATCGCAGGCAAGATCACATTCTAG
- a CDS encoding family 43 glycosylhydrolase, protein MSAVFALTLLQGSAATAQNQPSDSVAAKPASDFPHALIPDLIADPSIAFIEGVIYCYATTDGYGGGLAASGPPVVWTSRDFLNWSFNGTLFAAGYDGKYWAPSTPVHHDGHYYLYPTLNGKITVVVADRPEGPFRAIDGGGLGKRANPTPMPITIGKPIDAEVFVDDDNQAYMVWAQRGIGRLKPDLVTFDGPQSTVQTKRDGYSEGPFLFKRAGVYYYLYTLGGNESYQYAYMMSRVSPMGPWTAPEQDIISTTDRAQHIYGPGHGSVFRDPSTNRWYFVYLEYGRGGTTRQVLADRLEFNPDGSIRPVQVTAAGVGALRSMPPEPDLASRAKAYASSTLASYKVPARTDRALDRTETYIPGNAIDHSNGTRWMASTADSDPWFMLDLGAVQRIARTELYFVKPTAGHAYLLEYSNDGKRWRPYATQHELKVQSPHIDHKAVKARYLRLRVVLGVPGLWEFKVFG, encoded by the coding sequence GTGAGTGCGGTTTTCGCTCTCACATTGCTACAGGGGTCCGCGGCGACTGCCCAGAACCAGCCGTCCGACTCCGTTGCCGCGAAACCCGCCAGCGACTTTCCACACGCGCTCATTCCCGACCTCATCGCCGATCCCAGCATCGCTTTCATCGAAGGAGTCATCTATTGCTATGCCACCACTGACGGATACGGCGGAGGGCTTGCCGCCTCCGGCCCGCCCGTGGTCTGGACCTCTCGAGACTTCCTCAACTGGAGCTTCAACGGAACCCTCTTCGCTGCTGGATACGACGGCAAGTATTGGGCGCCGAGCACTCCGGTGCATCACGACGGTCACTACTACCTCTATCCCACTCTCAACGGCAAGATCACCGTCGTCGTCGCGGACCGGCCAGAGGGACCATTTCGCGCAATAGACGGGGGAGGACTTGGCAAAAGAGCCAACCCAACGCCGATGCCAATTACGATCGGAAAACCGATCGACGCTGAGGTCTTCGTAGACGACGACAATCAGGCTTACATGGTCTGGGCGCAACGCGGCATCGGTCGCCTCAAGCCCGACCTGGTCACATTCGACGGCCCCCAATCCACTGTCCAGACCAAACGCGACGGCTACTCCGAGGGGCCCTTCCTCTTTAAACGTGCCGGAGTCTACTACTACCTCTACACCCTCGGAGGTAATGAGAGCTACCAATACGCCTACATGATGAGCCGCGTCTCCCCCATGGGGCCGTGGACCGCCCCTGAGCAAGACATCATCTCGACTACCGATCGCGCCCAGCACATCTATGGCCCCGGACACGGTTCGGTCTTCCGCGATCCCAGCACGAATCGTTGGTACTTCGTGTATCTCGAGTACGGTCGCGGCGGTACGACGCGACAGGTTCTGGCTGACCGGCTCGAGTTCAATCCAGACGGCTCCATCAGGCCTGTTCAAGTTACAGCCGCGGGAGTCGGCGCACTGCGGTCAATGCCTCCCGAACCCGATCTGGCCAGCAGAGCCAAGGCGTACGCATCTTCCACCCTCGCCAGCTACAAGGTTCCTGCCCGCACCGACCGGGCCCTCGACCGCACCGAGACTTACATCCCCGGCAACGCGATTGACCACTCCAACGGCACTCGCTGGATGGCCAGCACCGCCGACAGCGACCCTTGGTTCATGCTTGACCTTGGTGCCGTCCAGCGGATCGCCCGCACCGAACTTTACTTCGTCAAGCCCACAGCTGGTCATGCCTATCTGCTCGAATACTCCAATGACGGGAAGCGTTGGAGGCCTTATGCGACACAGCACGAGCTCAAGGTGCAATCGCCGCACATCGACCATAAGGCTGTCAAGGCAAGATACCTGCGCCTGCGTGTCGTTCTCGGGGTCCCTGGGCTGTGGGAGTTTAAGGTCTTCGGATAA
- a CDS encoding substrate-binding domain-containing protein, with the protein MGGHKRATVPAKHASASLGIRTISAVWPNHLGYYESFFPELIQNFEDIAVRFSYEILIGSTAHDPTLMERVIDRMLQRNVEGAAVMTFGIDMTAIGVLQAVADAGIKVPEQMSVIGFDDIRIARYMIPPLTTIQMSCRDLAQTAFNALRAYVEQDHKSWHRDYPISTQLSVRRSTNIPKGALSDLTRRAGCETTGSSTPPTRTRKKTI; encoded by the coding sequence GTGGGCGGCCATAAAAGAGCTACAGTACCAGCCAAACACGCAAGCGCGAGCCTTGGTATCAGGACGATCTCGGCTGTTTGGCCTAATCATCTCGGATATTACGAATCCTTTTTCCCCGAGCTCATTCAGAACTTCGAAGACATTGCGGTCAGGTTTAGTTATGAGATCTTGATTGGCTCTACTGCCCATGATCCGACGCTCATGGAACGAGTCATTGATCGCATGTTGCAGCGTAATGTTGAAGGTGCAGCGGTCATGACCTTCGGAATCGATATGACCGCAATCGGTGTTCTCCAAGCCGTGGCTGACGCAGGCATCAAAGTGCCAGAGCAGATGTCAGTGATTGGTTTCGATGATATTCGCATCGCTCGTTATATGATTCCACCGCTGACGACTATTCAGATGTCCTGTCGCGACCTTGCACAGACTGCCTTTAACGCTCTTCGAGCCTACGTAGAACAGGATCACAAAAGCTGGCACCGCGACTACCCAATCTCGACGCAACTTTCAGTACGGCGAAGCACGAACATTCCAAAAGGAGCCTTGTCTGATCTCACACGTCGAGCCGGGTGTGAGACAACTGGAAGCTCTACTCCGCCAACCCGTACAAGAAAGAAGACAATTTAG
- a CDS encoding alpha-L-arabinofuranosidase C-terminal domain-containing protein yields the protein MPKQIAHSLVAVLLAVAASTTLAQQAAKLEIDTTKAVHPVSPMLYGLMTEEINHSYEGGLYAQVLGNHTFRGANWELVRNGNAKAEVEIDKTTGPSPALPTSEKLSVKQASPANEAGLSNTGNWGIPAYAHSLYHGELYAKTDLDSTLPLRVQLIDDDTGAVLASTTVNVSPGGWQRYEYKLTTSNLVPSSTNHVEFTVARSGTLWLQMVTLFPPTYNNRPNGNRIDLMEKMAAMHPHFLRLPGGNYLEGDTLNDWYDWRKTIGPLVDRPGHPSPWRYWSTDGFGLLEFMDWCEDLHIEPVLAVYAGYALQHQVVQPGKDLEPYVQTALDEVEYVAGDVSTKWGAERAKDGHPKPFPLTYIEIGNEDFFDKVPGSYSARFEQFALALRKKYPQYKLIATNKVTVSRSAEPDVLDDHYYKSPAAMFDIVHQYDDAPRNGMKIFVGEWATRSGSPTPDFGDALGDAAWMTGLERNSDVIVMASYAPLLVNVHGMQWSTDLIGYDALQSYGSPSYYAQCLFAEHLGDQVVNSSIDGAADKFFYSATVSTESKILHLKLVNASNLQQDLDLNLLGARAGVAKLYSLHAGSYQATNSITKPEAIMPVESTVKITRQYTVPAYTIQIVDIPLK from the coding sequence ATGCCGAAGCAAATCGCCCACTCTCTTGTCGCTGTACTTCTCGCAGTGGCCGCCTCAACCACATTAGCGCAGCAAGCAGCGAAGCTGGAGATCGATACGACGAAGGCAGTCCATCCGGTGAGCCCGATGCTCTACGGGTTGATGACTGAAGAGATCAACCACTCTTACGAGGGCGGTCTTTATGCGCAAGTTCTCGGTAACCATACCTTTCGCGGCGCCAACTGGGAATTAGTTCGCAATGGCAACGCGAAAGCCGAAGTCGAAATAGACAAGACCACCGGTCCAAGCCCAGCGCTCCCCACCAGCGAAAAGCTCTCGGTCAAGCAGGCATCGCCCGCAAACGAAGCTGGGCTAAGCAATACCGGCAACTGGGGAATCCCGGCATACGCACATTCCCTCTACCATGGTGAGTTGTACGCGAAAACCGATCTCGACTCCACACTTCCCTTGCGAGTGCAGTTGATCGACGACGACACCGGCGCCGTTCTCGCCTCTACCACCGTCAATGTGTCTCCGGGTGGGTGGCAGCGTTATGAGTACAAGCTGACCACTTCGAATCTTGTGCCCTCCTCGACCAATCATGTCGAGTTTACCGTCGCTCGCTCGGGGACACTCTGGCTACAGATGGTCACGCTCTTCCCGCCAACCTATAACAACAGGCCTAACGGAAACCGTATCGACCTCATGGAGAAGATGGCTGCGATGCATCCACACTTTCTGCGCCTTCCCGGGGGTAACTATCTCGAAGGCGACACTCTGAACGACTGGTACGACTGGCGCAAGACCATCGGCCCGCTCGTCGACCGCCCGGGCCATCCCTCTCCGTGGCGCTATTGGTCGACTGACGGGTTTGGCTTGCTGGAGTTTATGGACTGGTGCGAAGACCTGCATATCGAGCCGGTGCTCGCGGTCTATGCGGGCTATGCTCTCCAGCATCAGGTCGTGCAGCCGGGGAAAGACCTTGAGCCATACGTACAGACTGCGCTCGATGAAGTCGAGTATGTAGCTGGCGACGTCTCGACGAAGTGGGGTGCTGAGCGAGCGAAGGATGGGCATCCCAAGCCGTTTCCGCTGACCTATATCGAGATCGGCAACGAAGATTTCTTTGACAAGGTCCCCGGCAGTTACAGTGCGCGGTTCGAACAATTTGCGCTGGCGCTGCGAAAGAAGTATCCGCAGTACAAGCTGATCGCGACGAACAAAGTGACGGTGAGCAGGTCAGCTGAACCGGATGTGCTCGACGACCACTATTACAAGTCTCCTGCCGCAATGTTCGACATCGTGCATCAGTACGACGATGCACCGCGAAATGGCATGAAGATTTTCGTGGGCGAGTGGGCGACACGATCGGGCTCTCCGACGCCGGACTTCGGCGATGCGCTGGGCGATGCCGCATGGATGACCGGACTGGAACGCAACAGCGACGTAATCGTGATGGCGAGCTATGCTCCCCTCCTGGTGAATGTGCATGGGATGCAGTGGTCGACCGACTTGATTGGATACGATGCCCTTCAGAGCTACGGTTCACCGAGCTATTACGCGCAATGCCTCTTCGCAGAGCACTTAGGCGATCAGGTGGTGAACAGTTCAATCGATGGCGCGGCGGACAAGTTCTTCTACTCGGCAACCGTCTCAACCGAGAGCAAGATATTGCATTTGAAGCTGGTCAACGCCTCAAACCTTCAGCAGGATCTGGATCTGAACCTCCTAGGAGCAAGGGCCGGTGTCGCGAAGCTGTACTCGCTGCATGCGGGCAGTTATCAAGCGACGAACTCCATCACAAAACCGGAGGCGATCATGCCAGTCGAATCGACGGTAAAGATTACACGCCAATACACTGTGCCCGCTTACACCATTCAGATCGTAGATATCCCGCTGAAGTAG
- a CDS encoding alginate lyase family protein, with protein sequence MKSNNTQRIIRKPNRGFATFFLLACVSLRALAADGSFVHPGLLNTQKDYNRMRLMVARKASPWIDAWNLLRTNRHDSAAWSPNPQSIVVRGSNGTNKQNYASLYNDIAAAYADGLDWQISGDKSAADRAVAILNAWSSTLTQITGTSDKYLASGIYGYELACAAEVIRKYPGWKPEDLKRFQKMMLQIFLPMNTAFLKDHNSAKIDHYWANWDLSNIASMMAIGIFTDQRSTYDAAMDYYLHGNGNGALQHMVWKLYDGGLGQWQEAGRDQGHSTLGVGLAGAICQMAWNQGDDLFGADDNRFLKGAEYVAKYNLGSDVPYTVYTNSDVTQETISPIGRGPGRPIWELLYNHYVVLKRLSSPYITQCANKVRPEGGGGDYGPNSGGFDQLGYGTLTFTLADPPKK encoded by the coding sequence ATGAAAAGCAACAACACACAACGGATCATTCGCAAGCCCAATCGCGGCTTCGCAACTTTTTTCCTTTTGGCATGCGTGTCACTCCGTGCTCTCGCCGCTGACGGATCATTCGTGCATCCCGGCCTTTTGAATACGCAGAAAGACTACAACCGGATGCGGCTGATGGTAGCCCGGAAGGCCTCTCCATGGATTGACGCCTGGAACCTGTTGAGAACGAATCGGCATGACTCTGCGGCCTGGTCCCCCAATCCTCAGAGTATTGTCGTTCGTGGCTCCAATGGCACAAATAAGCAGAACTATGCCTCTCTTTACAACGATATCGCCGCAGCCTACGCCGACGGTCTCGATTGGCAGATATCCGGAGACAAGTCCGCTGCCGATAGGGCGGTCGCGATCCTGAACGCCTGGTCCTCCACGCTGACGCAGATTACAGGTACGTCGGATAAGTATCTTGCCTCCGGAATCTATGGATATGAGTTAGCTTGCGCCGCAGAAGTCATCCGCAAGTATCCCGGCTGGAAGCCTGAGGACTTAAAGCGGTTTCAAAAAATGATGCTGCAGATCTTTCTTCCCATGAACACGGCATTTCTCAAGGACCATAACAGTGCAAAAATCGATCACTACTGGGCAAACTGGGACCTCTCTAATATCGCCTCGATGATGGCGATCGGGATCTTCACAGACCAGCGGAGTACGTACGATGCTGCGATGGACTACTACCTTCACGGAAATGGCAACGGAGCTTTGCAGCACATGGTTTGGAAACTATACGATGGCGGCCTTGGCCAGTGGCAGGAAGCCGGACGCGATCAAGGTCATTCCACACTCGGGGTTGGCCTGGCGGGCGCTATATGTCAGATGGCCTGGAATCAAGGGGACGACCTCTTTGGTGCCGATGATAACCGCTTCCTCAAAGGCGCCGAATACGTTGCAAAGTACAATCTCGGTTCCGACGTCCCCTATACGGTTTACACCAATAGTGACGTAACTCAGGAGACGATTTCGCCCATAGGACGCGGTCCGGGCCGCCCCATCTGGGAGCTTCTCTATAACCATTATGTCGTCTTAAAGAGACTTTCATCCCCGTACATAACTCAATGTGCAAATAAGGTGCGGCCTGAGGGAGGAGGAGGAGACTATGGCCCAAACAGCGGCGGATTTGACCAACTCGGATATGGGACGCTCACGTTCACATTGGCAGACCCACCGAAGAAATAG